The following coding sequences are from one Gossypium hirsutum isolate 1008001.06 chromosome A12, Gossypium_hirsutum_v2.1, whole genome shotgun sequence window:
- the LOC107929611 gene encoding glutamate receptor 3.2 isoform X1: MNLVLLLATFSLFIGVLSEEGLNPGIVNVGAIFSFNTINGKVAKVAMKAAEEDINSDPSVLGGRKLSIQLHDSNFSSFLGIIGALQFMETDTVAIIGPQSSEMAHVLSNLANELQVPLLSFTALDPSLSPLQYPFFVQTAPNDEFQMTAIAEMVSYFSWSEVIAIFSDDDQSRNGIITLGDKLAERRCRISYKAPLPPGPTAKRVDVLRELDKIQMMESRIIVLHSFSRTGLLVFEAAKSLGMMGKGYVWIASTWLSTVLDSFSPLKREIANSIQGALTLRPHTPDSKRKRNFMSRWNQLSNGSIGFNPYGLYAYDTVWMIARALRLLLDQGGKISFSNDSRLDGISGSTLNLSALNAFDGGKLLLSKILETNMTGLTGHVQFNQDRSLINPSYDIVNAVGNGQRLVGYWSNHTGLSIVPPETLYSEKPNRSSSNQHLDKVVWPGGETARPRGWVFPNNGRELRIGIPRRVSYRDFVLLVNGTDKVQGYCIDVFLAAIKLLPHAFPYRFIPFGDGHKNPSYYELVNKIKSGVFDGVVGDIAIVTNRTRIVDFSLPYIESGLVVVAPVKKISSSAWSFARPFTPLMWAVTAAFFLIVGSVVWILEHRRNDEFRGPPKQQFITILWFSFSTMFFSHRENTVSTLGRLVLIIWLFVVLIINSSYTASLTSFLTVQQLSSPIKGIDTLIGSNERIGFQVESFAEGYLMEELNIPKSRLVPLGSPEEYALALERRNVAAVIDERPYVDLFLSEHCEFSVRGQEFTKSGWGFAFPRDSPLAIDMSTAILSLSENGELQKIHDRWLSKSACSSENSEDDIEQLDLKSFWGLFVICGIACMLALLVYFWLMFRKFSRLPPEELDTTSPSTSRSTRLQTFLSFVDEKVEKPKSSSKRKRESMSRNGYHINDESPHRSGRMDRNMSQNGDSWLTQ, encoded by the exons ATGAACCTGGTTCTGCTTCTTGCAACTTTCAGTCTCTTTATTGGAGTGCTTTCAGAAGAGGGTTTGAATCCTGGTATTGTGAATGTTGGAGCTATATTCTCATTCAACACCATTAATGGGAAAGTTGCAAAGGTTGCAATGAAGGCTGCCGAGGAAGATATTAACTCCGATCCAAGTGTTCTTGGTGGAAGGAAATTGTCTATACAACTACATGATTCTAACTTCAGCTCATTTCTAGGCATTATTGGAG CACTGCAGTTTATGGAGACAGATACCGTAGCAATAATTGGTCCACAAAGTTCGGAGATGGCCCATGTTCTATCAAATCTTGCAAATGAACTCCAGGTTCCGCTATTGTCATTCACGGCTTTAGATCCGAGCCTGAGCCCTCTGCAATACCCTTTTTTTGTTCAAACAGCACCTAATGATGAATTCCAGATGACTGCCATTGCTGAGATGGTTAGCTATTTCAGTTGGAGTGAAGTGATTGCTATTTTCAGTGATGATGATCAAAGCAGAAACGGTATAATCACACTAGGCGATAAACTTGCTGAAAGACGTTGCAGAATTTCTTATAAAGCTCCGCTTCCTCCGGGCCCAACGGCCAAAAGAGTTGACGTTTTGAGAGAATTAGATAAGATTCAAATGATGGAATCTCGAATTATTGTTCTGCACTCTTTCTCGAGAACAGGTCTCCTGGTCTTTGAAGCGGCCAAGAGCCTTGGAATGATGGGAAAAGGATATGTTTGGATAGCTTCTACTTGGCTGTCCACTGTTCTAGATTCCTTTTCCCCACTTAAACGGGAGATAGCAAACTCAATCCAGGGAGCACTTACACTTCGCCCTCATACACCTGAttcgaaaaggaaaagaaattttaTGTCACGTTGGAACCAGCTGAGTAACGGTTCTATTGGGTTTAACCCTTATGGTCTATATGCCTATGACACTGTTTGGATGATTGCTCGTGCATTAAGGTTGTTACTCGACCAGGGGGGCAAAATTTCATTTTCCAACGATTCAAGATTAGATGGTATTAGTGGGAGCACTCTAAATCTTTCTGCATTGAATGCATTTGATGGAGGGAAGCTGTTGCTTTCGAAGATATTGGAGACAAATATGACTGGTCTGACGGGCCATGTCCAGTTTAATCAAGACAGATCCCTGATAAATCCTTCTTATGACATTGTTAATGCGGTTGGAAATGGGCAACGACTGGTTGGATACTGGTCTAACCACACTGGTTTGTCCATTGTGCCACCAGAGACACTTTATTCGGAAAAGCCTAATCGGTCAAGTTCAAACCAACATTTAGACAAGGTGGTATGGCCTGGAGGAGAAACAGCAAGACCTCGAGGGTGGGTTTTTCCTAACAATGGAAGAGAATTAAGAATCGGAATTCCAAGGCGAGTTAGTTACCGAGACTTTGTCTTGTTAGTCAATGGCACGGATAAGGTGCAAGGATATTGCATAGACGTTTTCCTTGCTGCAATTAAATTGCTGCCACATGCTTTTCCATACAGGTTTATCCCATTTGGAGATGGCCATAAGAATCCAAGCTATTATGAGCTTGTCAATAAAATTAAGTCCGGA GTCTTTGATGGCGTGGTGGGTGATATTGCCATTGTGACAAACCGAACAAGAATAGTTGATTTCTCTCTGCCATATATAGAATCAGGGCTGGTTGTGGTAGCTCCAGTGAAAAAGATAAGTTCGAGTGCTTGGTCCTTCGCACGACCATTTACTCCATTGATGTGGGCAGTCACAGCTGCATTTTTCCTCATTGTGGGATCAGTTGTGTGGATACTTGAGCATAGAAGAAATGATGAATTCCGGGGCCCTCCAAAGCAGCAATTTATCACAATTTTGTG GTTCAGCTTCTCTACAATGTTTTTTTCACATA GAGAAAACACAGTGAGCACACTTGGACGCCTAGTACTGATTATCTGGCTTTTTGTGGTTTTGATCATCAACTCAAGCTATACTGCAAGCCTGACATCATTCCTCACAGTGCAACAGTTATCATCACCCATCAAAGGGATTGATACCTTAATTGGTAGCAATGAACGAATAGGCTTCCAGGTAGAATCTTTTGCTGAAGGCTATCTGATGGAGGAACTCAATATTCCAAAATCTAGACTCGTTCCACTTGGATCACCAGAAGAGTATGCCCTTGCCCTTGAGAGGAGAAATGTAGCTGCAGTAATCGATGAGCGACCATATGTGGACCTCTTCCTCTCAGAACACTGTGAATTCTCTGTTAGAGGCCAGGAGTTTACGAAAAGCGGATGGGGATTC GCATTTCCTAGAGACTCGCCATTGGCCATTGACATGTCTACTGCCATTCTTTCTCTATCCGAGAATGGCGAGCTTCAGAAGATTCACGACAGAtggctgtcaaaaagtgcttgtAGTTCCGAGAATAGTGAGGATGATATTGAACAGCTCGACTTAAAAAGCTTCTGGGGGCTATTTGTTATATGTGGAATTGCATGTATGCTTGCTCTCCTTGTGTACTTCTGGTTGATGTTCCGCAAATTCAGCCGGCTGCCTCCCGAGGAACTTGATACTACTAGTCCTAGTACCTCCCGTTCCACTCGTCTTCAAACATTTTTGTCATTTGTTGATGAGAAGGTAGAGAAACCAAAAAGCAGCTCAAAAAGAAAACGCGAGAGTATGTCTCGAAATGGATATCATATAAATGATGAATCGCCACATAGGTCTGGGAGGATGGACAGGAACATGTCCCAGAATGGTGATAGTTGGCTTACTCAATAA
- the LOC107929611 gene encoding glutamate receptor 3.2 isoform X4 — MSLLRACGNCLFIGVLSEEGLNPGIVNVGAIFSFNTINGKVAKVAMKAAEEDINSDPSVLGGRKLSIQLHDSNFSSFLGIIGALQFMETDTVAIIGPQSSEMAHVLSNLANELQVPLLSFTALDPSLSPLQYPFFVQTAPNDEFQMTAIAEMVSYFSWSEVIAIFSDDDQSRNGIITLGDKLAERRCRISYKAPLPPGPTAKRVDVLRELDKIQMMESRIIVLHSFSRTGLLVFEAAKSLGMMGKGYVWIASTWLSTVLDSFSPLKREIANSIQGALTLRPHTPDSKRKRNFMSRWNQLSNGSIGFNPYGLYAYDTVWMIARALRLLLDQGGKISFSNDSRLDGISGSTLNLSALNAFDGGKLLLSKILETNMTGLTGHVQFNQDRSLINPSYDIVNAVGNGQRLVGYWSNHTGLSIVPPETLYSEKPNRSSSNQHLDKVVWPGGETARPRGWVFPNNGRELRIGIPRFIPFGDGHKNPSYYELVNKIKSGVFDGVVGDIAIVTNRTRIVDFSLPYIESGLVVVAPVKKISSSAWSFARPFTPLMWAVTAAFFLIVGSVVWILEHRRNDEFRGPPKQQFITILWFSFSTMFFSHRENTVSTLGRLVLIIWLFVVLIINSSYTASLTSFLTVQQLSSPIKGIDTLIGSNERIGFQVESFAEGYLMEELNIPKSRLVPLGSPEEYALALERRNVAAVIDERPYVDLFLSEHCEFSVRGQEFTKSGWGFAFPRDSPLAIDMSTAILSLSENGELQKIHDRWLSKSACSSENSEDDIEQLDLKSFWGLFVICGIACMLALLVYFWLMFRKFSRLPPEELDTTSPSTSRSTRLQTFLSFVDEKVEKPKSSSKRKRESMSRNGYHINDESPHRSGRMDRNMSQNGDSWLTQ; from the exons ATGTCTTTGCTTCGAGCTTGTGGTAACTG TCTCTTTATTGGAGTGCTTTCAGAAGAGGGTTTGAATCCTGGTATTGTGAATGTTGGAGCTATATTCTCATTCAACACCATTAATGGGAAAGTTGCAAAGGTTGCAATGAAGGCTGCCGAGGAAGATATTAACTCCGATCCAAGTGTTCTTGGTGGAAGGAAATTGTCTATACAACTACATGATTCTAACTTCAGCTCATTTCTAGGCATTATTGGAG CACTGCAGTTTATGGAGACAGATACCGTAGCAATAATTGGTCCACAAAGTTCGGAGATGGCCCATGTTCTATCAAATCTTGCAAATGAACTCCAGGTTCCGCTATTGTCATTCACGGCTTTAGATCCGAGCCTGAGCCCTCTGCAATACCCTTTTTTTGTTCAAACAGCACCTAATGATGAATTCCAGATGACTGCCATTGCTGAGATGGTTAGCTATTTCAGTTGGAGTGAAGTGATTGCTATTTTCAGTGATGATGATCAAAGCAGAAACGGTATAATCACACTAGGCGATAAACTTGCTGAAAGACGTTGCAGAATTTCTTATAAAGCTCCGCTTCCTCCGGGCCCAACGGCCAAAAGAGTTGACGTTTTGAGAGAATTAGATAAGATTCAAATGATGGAATCTCGAATTATTGTTCTGCACTCTTTCTCGAGAACAGGTCTCCTGGTCTTTGAAGCGGCCAAGAGCCTTGGAATGATGGGAAAAGGATATGTTTGGATAGCTTCTACTTGGCTGTCCACTGTTCTAGATTCCTTTTCCCCACTTAAACGGGAGATAGCAAACTCAATCCAGGGAGCACTTACACTTCGCCCTCATACACCTGAttcgaaaaggaaaagaaattttaTGTCACGTTGGAACCAGCTGAGTAACGGTTCTATTGGGTTTAACCCTTATGGTCTATATGCCTATGACACTGTTTGGATGATTGCTCGTGCATTAAGGTTGTTACTCGACCAGGGGGGCAAAATTTCATTTTCCAACGATTCAAGATTAGATGGTATTAGTGGGAGCACTCTAAATCTTTCTGCATTGAATGCATTTGATGGAGGGAAGCTGTTGCTTTCGAAGATATTGGAGACAAATATGACTGGTCTGACGGGCCATGTCCAGTTTAATCAAGACAGATCCCTGATAAATCCTTCTTATGACATTGTTAATGCGGTTGGAAATGGGCAACGACTGGTTGGATACTGGTCTAACCACACTGGTTTGTCCATTGTGCCACCAGAGACACTTTATTCGGAAAAGCCTAATCGGTCAAGTTCAAACCAACATTTAGACAAGGTGGTATGGCCTGGAGGAGAAACAGCAAGACCTCGAGGGTGGGTTTTTCCTAACAATGGAAGAGAATTAAGAATCGGAATTCCAAG GTTTATCCCATTTGGAGATGGCCATAAGAATCCAAGCTATTATGAGCTTGTCAATAAAATTAAGTCCGGA GTCTTTGATGGCGTGGTGGGTGATATTGCCATTGTGACAAACCGAACAAGAATAGTTGATTTCTCTCTGCCATATATAGAATCAGGGCTGGTTGTGGTAGCTCCAGTGAAAAAGATAAGTTCGAGTGCTTGGTCCTTCGCACGACCATTTACTCCATTGATGTGGGCAGTCACAGCTGCATTTTTCCTCATTGTGGGATCAGTTGTGTGGATACTTGAGCATAGAAGAAATGATGAATTCCGGGGCCCTCCAAAGCAGCAATTTATCACAATTTTGTG GTTCAGCTTCTCTACAATGTTTTTTTCACATA GAGAAAACACAGTGAGCACACTTGGACGCCTAGTACTGATTATCTGGCTTTTTGTGGTTTTGATCATCAACTCAAGCTATACTGCAAGCCTGACATCATTCCTCACAGTGCAACAGTTATCATCACCCATCAAAGGGATTGATACCTTAATTGGTAGCAATGAACGAATAGGCTTCCAGGTAGAATCTTTTGCTGAAGGCTATCTGATGGAGGAACTCAATATTCCAAAATCTAGACTCGTTCCACTTGGATCACCAGAAGAGTATGCCCTTGCCCTTGAGAGGAGAAATGTAGCTGCAGTAATCGATGAGCGACCATATGTGGACCTCTTCCTCTCAGAACACTGTGAATTCTCTGTTAGAGGCCAGGAGTTTACGAAAAGCGGATGGGGATTC GCATTTCCTAGAGACTCGCCATTGGCCATTGACATGTCTACTGCCATTCTTTCTCTATCCGAGAATGGCGAGCTTCAGAAGATTCACGACAGAtggctgtcaaaaagtgcttgtAGTTCCGAGAATAGTGAGGATGATATTGAACAGCTCGACTTAAAAAGCTTCTGGGGGCTATTTGTTATATGTGGAATTGCATGTATGCTTGCTCTCCTTGTGTACTTCTGGTTGATGTTCCGCAAATTCAGCCGGCTGCCTCCCGAGGAACTTGATACTACTAGTCCTAGTACCTCCCGTTCCACTCGTCTTCAAACATTTTTGTCATTTGTTGATGAGAAGGTAGAGAAACCAAAAAGCAGCTCAAAAAGAAAACGCGAGAGTATGTCTCGAAATGGATATCATATAAATGATGAATCGCCACATAGGTCTGGGAGGATGGACAGGAACATGTCCCAGAATGGTGATAGTTGGCTTACTCAATAA
- the LOC107929611 gene encoding glutamate receptor 3.2 isoform X2, translating to MSLLRACGNCLFIGVLSEEGLNPGIVNVGAIFSFNTINGKVAKVAMKAAEEDINSDPSVLGGRKLSIQLHDSNFSSFLGIIGALQFMETDTVAIIGPQSSEMAHVLSNLANELQVPLLSFTALDPSLSPLQYPFFVQTAPNDEFQMTAIAEMVSYFSWSEVIAIFSDDDQSRNGIITLGDKLAERRCRISYKAPLPPGPTAKRVDVLRELDKIQMMESRIIVLHSFSRTGLLVFEAAKSLGMMGKGYVWIASTWLSTVLDSFSPLKREIANSIQGALTLRPHTPDSKRKRNFMSRWNQLSNGSIGFNPYGLYAYDTVWMIARALRLLLDQGGKISFSNDSRLDGISGSTLNLSALNAFDGGKLLLSKILETNMTGLTGHVQFNQDRSLINPSYDIVNAVGNGQRLVGYWSNHTGLSIVPPETLYSEKPNRSSSNQHLDKVVWPGGETARPRGWVFPNNGRELRIGIPRRVSYRDFVLLVNGTDKVQGYCIDVFLAAIKLLPHAFPYRFIPFGDGHKNPSYYELVNKIKSGVFDGVVGDIAIVTNRTRIVDFSLPYIESGLVVVAPVKKISSSAWSFARPFTPLMWAVTAAFFLIVGSVVWILEHRRNDEFRGPPKQQFITILWFSFSTMFFSHRENTVSTLGRLVLIIWLFVVLIINSSYTASLTSFLTVQQLSSPIKGIDTLIGSNERIGFQVESFAEGYLMEELNIPKSRLVPLGSPEEYALALERRNVAAVIDERPYVDLFLSEHCEFSVRGQEFTKSGWGFAFPRDSPLAIDMSTAILSLSENGELQKIHDRWLSKSACSSENSEDDIEQLDLKSFWGLFVICGIACMLALLVYFWLMFRKFSRLPPEELDTTSPSTSRSTRLQTFLSFVDEKVEKPKSSSKRKRESMSRNGYHINDESPHRSGRMDRNMSQNGDSWLTQ from the exons ATGTCTTTGCTTCGAGCTTGTGGTAACTG TCTCTTTATTGGAGTGCTTTCAGAAGAGGGTTTGAATCCTGGTATTGTGAATGTTGGAGCTATATTCTCATTCAACACCATTAATGGGAAAGTTGCAAAGGTTGCAATGAAGGCTGCCGAGGAAGATATTAACTCCGATCCAAGTGTTCTTGGTGGAAGGAAATTGTCTATACAACTACATGATTCTAACTTCAGCTCATTTCTAGGCATTATTGGAG CACTGCAGTTTATGGAGACAGATACCGTAGCAATAATTGGTCCACAAAGTTCGGAGATGGCCCATGTTCTATCAAATCTTGCAAATGAACTCCAGGTTCCGCTATTGTCATTCACGGCTTTAGATCCGAGCCTGAGCCCTCTGCAATACCCTTTTTTTGTTCAAACAGCACCTAATGATGAATTCCAGATGACTGCCATTGCTGAGATGGTTAGCTATTTCAGTTGGAGTGAAGTGATTGCTATTTTCAGTGATGATGATCAAAGCAGAAACGGTATAATCACACTAGGCGATAAACTTGCTGAAAGACGTTGCAGAATTTCTTATAAAGCTCCGCTTCCTCCGGGCCCAACGGCCAAAAGAGTTGACGTTTTGAGAGAATTAGATAAGATTCAAATGATGGAATCTCGAATTATTGTTCTGCACTCTTTCTCGAGAACAGGTCTCCTGGTCTTTGAAGCGGCCAAGAGCCTTGGAATGATGGGAAAAGGATATGTTTGGATAGCTTCTACTTGGCTGTCCACTGTTCTAGATTCCTTTTCCCCACTTAAACGGGAGATAGCAAACTCAATCCAGGGAGCACTTACACTTCGCCCTCATACACCTGAttcgaaaaggaaaagaaattttaTGTCACGTTGGAACCAGCTGAGTAACGGTTCTATTGGGTTTAACCCTTATGGTCTATATGCCTATGACACTGTTTGGATGATTGCTCGTGCATTAAGGTTGTTACTCGACCAGGGGGGCAAAATTTCATTTTCCAACGATTCAAGATTAGATGGTATTAGTGGGAGCACTCTAAATCTTTCTGCATTGAATGCATTTGATGGAGGGAAGCTGTTGCTTTCGAAGATATTGGAGACAAATATGACTGGTCTGACGGGCCATGTCCAGTTTAATCAAGACAGATCCCTGATAAATCCTTCTTATGACATTGTTAATGCGGTTGGAAATGGGCAACGACTGGTTGGATACTGGTCTAACCACACTGGTTTGTCCATTGTGCCACCAGAGACACTTTATTCGGAAAAGCCTAATCGGTCAAGTTCAAACCAACATTTAGACAAGGTGGTATGGCCTGGAGGAGAAACAGCAAGACCTCGAGGGTGGGTTTTTCCTAACAATGGAAGAGAATTAAGAATCGGAATTCCAAGGCGAGTTAGTTACCGAGACTTTGTCTTGTTAGTCAATGGCACGGATAAGGTGCAAGGATATTGCATAGACGTTTTCCTTGCTGCAATTAAATTGCTGCCACATGCTTTTCCATACAGGTTTATCCCATTTGGAGATGGCCATAAGAATCCAAGCTATTATGAGCTTGTCAATAAAATTAAGTCCGGA GTCTTTGATGGCGTGGTGGGTGATATTGCCATTGTGACAAACCGAACAAGAATAGTTGATTTCTCTCTGCCATATATAGAATCAGGGCTGGTTGTGGTAGCTCCAGTGAAAAAGATAAGTTCGAGTGCTTGGTCCTTCGCACGACCATTTACTCCATTGATGTGGGCAGTCACAGCTGCATTTTTCCTCATTGTGGGATCAGTTGTGTGGATACTTGAGCATAGAAGAAATGATGAATTCCGGGGCCCTCCAAAGCAGCAATTTATCACAATTTTGTG GTTCAGCTTCTCTACAATGTTTTTTTCACATA GAGAAAACACAGTGAGCACACTTGGACGCCTAGTACTGATTATCTGGCTTTTTGTGGTTTTGATCATCAACTCAAGCTATACTGCAAGCCTGACATCATTCCTCACAGTGCAACAGTTATCATCACCCATCAAAGGGATTGATACCTTAATTGGTAGCAATGAACGAATAGGCTTCCAGGTAGAATCTTTTGCTGAAGGCTATCTGATGGAGGAACTCAATATTCCAAAATCTAGACTCGTTCCACTTGGATCACCAGAAGAGTATGCCCTTGCCCTTGAGAGGAGAAATGTAGCTGCAGTAATCGATGAGCGACCATATGTGGACCTCTTCCTCTCAGAACACTGTGAATTCTCTGTTAGAGGCCAGGAGTTTACGAAAAGCGGATGGGGATTC GCATTTCCTAGAGACTCGCCATTGGCCATTGACATGTCTACTGCCATTCTTTCTCTATCCGAGAATGGCGAGCTTCAGAAGATTCACGACAGAtggctgtcaaaaagtgcttgtAGTTCCGAGAATAGTGAGGATGATATTGAACAGCTCGACTTAAAAAGCTTCTGGGGGCTATTTGTTATATGTGGAATTGCATGTATGCTTGCTCTCCTTGTGTACTTCTGGTTGATGTTCCGCAAATTCAGCCGGCTGCCTCCCGAGGAACTTGATACTACTAGTCCTAGTACCTCCCGTTCCACTCGTCTTCAAACATTTTTGTCATTTGTTGATGAGAAGGTAGAGAAACCAAAAAGCAGCTCAAAAAGAAAACGCGAGAGTATGTCTCGAAATGGATATCATATAAATGATGAATCGCCACATAGGTCTGGGAGGATGGACAGGAACATGTCCCAGAATGGTGATAGTTGGCTTACTCAATAA
- the LOC107929611 gene encoding glutamate receptor 3.2 isoform X5: METDTVAIIGPQSSEMAHVLSNLANELQVPLLSFTALDPSLSPLQYPFFVQTAPNDEFQMTAIAEMVSYFSWSEVIAIFSDDDQSRNGIITLGDKLAERRCRISYKAPLPPGPTAKRVDVLRELDKIQMMESRIIVLHSFSRTGLLVFEAAKSLGMMGKGYVWIASTWLSTVLDSFSPLKREIANSIQGALTLRPHTPDSKRKRNFMSRWNQLSNGSIGFNPYGLYAYDTVWMIARALRLLLDQGGKISFSNDSRLDGISGSTLNLSALNAFDGGKLLLSKILETNMTGLTGHVQFNQDRSLINPSYDIVNAVGNGQRLVGYWSNHTGLSIVPPETLYSEKPNRSSSNQHLDKVVWPGGETARPRGWVFPNNGRELRIGIPRRVSYRDFVLLVNGTDKVQGYCIDVFLAAIKLLPHAFPYRFIPFGDGHKNPSYYELVNKIKSGVFDGVVGDIAIVTNRTRIVDFSLPYIESGLVVVAPVKKISSSAWSFARPFTPLMWAVTAAFFLIVGSVVWILEHRRNDEFRGPPKQQFITILWFSFSTMFFSHRENTVSTLGRLVLIIWLFVVLIINSSYTASLTSFLTVQQLSSPIKGIDTLIGSNERIGFQVESFAEGYLMEELNIPKSRLVPLGSPEEYALALERRNVAAVIDERPYVDLFLSEHCEFSVRGQEFTKSGWGFAFPRDSPLAIDMSTAILSLSENGELQKIHDRWLSKSACSSENSEDDIEQLDLKSFWGLFVICGIACMLALLVYFWLMFRKFSRLPPEELDTTSPSTSRSTRLQTFLSFVDEKVEKPKSSSKRKRESMSRNGYHINDESPHRSGRMDRNMSQNGDSWLTQ, encoded by the exons ATGGAGACAGATACCGTAGCAATAATTGGTCCACAAAGTTCGGAGATGGCCCATGTTCTATCAAATCTTGCAAATGAACTCCAGGTTCCGCTATTGTCATTCACGGCTTTAGATCCGAGCCTGAGCCCTCTGCAATACCCTTTTTTTGTTCAAACAGCACCTAATGATGAATTCCAGATGACTGCCATTGCTGAGATGGTTAGCTATTTCAGTTGGAGTGAAGTGATTGCTATTTTCAGTGATGATGATCAAAGCAGAAACGGTATAATCACACTAGGCGATAAACTTGCTGAAAGACGTTGCAGAATTTCTTATAAAGCTCCGCTTCCTCCGGGCCCAACGGCCAAAAGAGTTGACGTTTTGAGAGAATTAGATAAGATTCAAATGATGGAATCTCGAATTATTGTTCTGCACTCTTTCTCGAGAACAGGTCTCCTGGTCTTTGAAGCGGCCAAGAGCCTTGGAATGATGGGAAAAGGATATGTTTGGATAGCTTCTACTTGGCTGTCCACTGTTCTAGATTCCTTTTCCCCACTTAAACGGGAGATAGCAAACTCAATCCAGGGAGCACTTACACTTCGCCCTCATACACCTGAttcgaaaaggaaaagaaattttaTGTCACGTTGGAACCAGCTGAGTAACGGTTCTATTGGGTTTAACCCTTATGGTCTATATGCCTATGACACTGTTTGGATGATTGCTCGTGCATTAAGGTTGTTACTCGACCAGGGGGGCAAAATTTCATTTTCCAACGATTCAAGATTAGATGGTATTAGTGGGAGCACTCTAAATCTTTCTGCATTGAATGCATTTGATGGAGGGAAGCTGTTGCTTTCGAAGATATTGGAGACAAATATGACTGGTCTGACGGGCCATGTCCAGTTTAATCAAGACAGATCCCTGATAAATCCTTCTTATGACATTGTTAATGCGGTTGGAAATGGGCAACGACTGGTTGGATACTGGTCTAACCACACTGGTTTGTCCATTGTGCCACCAGAGACACTTTATTCGGAAAAGCCTAATCGGTCAAGTTCAAACCAACATTTAGACAAGGTGGTATGGCCTGGAGGAGAAACAGCAAGACCTCGAGGGTGGGTTTTTCCTAACAATGGAAGAGAATTAAGAATCGGAATTCCAAGGCGAGTTAGTTACCGAGACTTTGTCTTGTTAGTCAATGGCACGGATAAGGTGCAAGGATATTGCATAGACGTTTTCCTTGCTGCAATTAAATTGCTGCCACATGCTTTTCCATACAGGTTTATCCCATTTGGAGATGGCCATAAGAATCCAAGCTATTATGAGCTTGTCAATAAAATTAAGTCCGGA GTCTTTGATGGCGTGGTGGGTGATATTGCCATTGTGACAAACCGAACAAGAATAGTTGATTTCTCTCTGCCATATATAGAATCAGGGCTGGTTGTGGTAGCTCCAGTGAAAAAGATAAGTTCGAGTGCTTGGTCCTTCGCACGACCATTTACTCCATTGATGTGGGCAGTCACAGCTGCATTTTTCCTCATTGTGGGATCAGTTGTGTGGATACTTGAGCATAGAAGAAATGATGAATTCCGGGGCCCTCCAAAGCAGCAATTTATCACAATTTTGTG GTTCAGCTTCTCTACAATGTTTTTTTCACATA GAGAAAACACAGTGAGCACACTTGGACGCCTAGTACTGATTATCTGGCTTTTTGTGGTTTTGATCATCAACTCAAGCTATACTGCAAGCCTGACATCATTCCTCACAGTGCAACAGTTATCATCACCCATCAAAGGGATTGATACCTTAATTGGTAGCAATGAACGAATAGGCTTCCAGGTAGAATCTTTTGCTGAAGGCTATCTGATGGAGGAACTCAATATTCCAAAATCTAGACTCGTTCCACTTGGATCACCAGAAGAGTATGCCCTTGCCCTTGAGAGGAGAAATGTAGCTGCAGTAATCGATGAGCGACCATATGTGGACCTCTTCCTCTCAGAACACTGTGAATTCTCTGTTAGAGGCCAGGAGTTTACGAAAAGCGGATGGGGATTC GCATTTCCTAGAGACTCGCCATTGGCCATTGACATGTCTACTGCCATTCTTTCTCTATCCGAGAATGGCGAGCTTCAGAAGATTCACGACAGAtggctgtcaaaaagtgcttgtAGTTCCGAGAATAGTGAGGATGATATTGAACAGCTCGACTTAAAAAGCTTCTGGGGGCTATTTGTTATATGTGGAATTGCATGTATGCTTGCTCTCCTTGTGTACTTCTGGTTGATGTTCCGCAAATTCAGCCGGCTGCCTCCCGAGGAACTTGATACTACTAGTCCTAGTACCTCCCGTTCCACTCGTCTTCAAACATTTTTGTCATTTGTTGATGAGAAGGTAGAGAAACCAAAAAGCAGCTCAAAAAGAAAACGCGAGAGTATGTCTCGAAATGGATATCATATAAATGATGAATCGCCACATAGGTCTGGGAGGATGGACAGGAACATGTCCCAGAATGGTGATAGTTGGCTTACTCAATAA